A window from Leptothermofonsia sichuanensis E412 encodes these proteins:
- the pstS gene encoding phosphate ABC transporter substrate-binding protein PstS, whose amino-acid sequence MVLSLKVTRRAVSVSAAALALGLVACGPSPTPPAATDGASPAATTGGGTVSLSGAGATFPAPLYQRWFAEYNQQNPNVQISYQSVGSGAGVKQFLAKTVDFGATDAPLTDEEIKKYPAELGQPLQIPMTGGAVVFAYNLEGVDNLRLSRESFCGIVTGEIKTWNDPQLVKDNPGVNLPGSPITFVHRSDGSGTTFIFTNHISAACPNWKAGAGKAVEWPTGTGGKGNEGVTAAVQQTAGSIGYTEFSYAKENNLKMATIQNKAGEFIEPSPESAAKAIEGVTVPADFALIVPNPEGKDAYPIVGLTWLLVYGKYDDSAKADALKSVIRWAYSDGAKFATELGYLPIPNDVSSKALAKLDTIQVATK is encoded by the coding sequence ATGGTTTTGTCACTGAAGGTAACTCGTAGGGCGGTTTCCGTTTCCGCAGCTGCTCTGGCATTGGGGCTGGTAGCCTGTGGACCCAGCCCTACCCCCCCAGCAGCGACTGATGGTGCCAGTCCGGCAGCAACAACTGGCGGTGGAACTGTCTCTCTCAGCGGCGCAGGCGCTACATTCCCAGCACCTCTTTATCAACGCTGGTTTGCTGAGTACAACCAACAAAATCCCAATGTTCAGATCAGCTACCAATCTGTAGGTAGTGGTGCAGGTGTTAAGCAATTTCTGGCTAAAACTGTTGACTTTGGCGCAACCGATGCTCCTCTAACTGATGAAGAAATTAAAAAATACCCTGCCGAACTGGGGCAACCGCTGCAAATTCCGATGACGGGGGGTGCCGTCGTCTTTGCTTACAATCTGGAAGGAGTTGACAATCTGAGACTCTCCAGAGAATCTTTCTGCGGTATCGTAACAGGCGAAATCAAGACCTGGAACGATCCTCAACTGGTAAAAGACAACCCAGGAGTCAACCTGCCAGGTTCACCGATTACCTTTGTTCACCGTTCAGATGGTAGTGGTACCACCTTTATCTTTACAAATCACATCAGCGCAGCCTGTCCCAACTGGAAAGCTGGAGCCGGTAAAGCGGTTGAGTGGCCCACCGGGACTGGGGGTAAAGGAAATGAGGGTGTCACAGCCGCGGTTCAGCAAACGGCTGGTTCGATTGGATACACAGAATTCTCCTATGCCAAGGAGAATAATTTGAAAATGGCAACCATCCAGAACAAGGCAGGGGAGTTTATTGAGCCTTCCCCTGAGTCGGCTGCAAAGGCAATTGAAGGCGTTACTGTTCCGGCAGACTTTGCTCTGATCGTTCCGAATCCAGAAGGAAAGGATGCCTATCCCATTGTGGGTTTAACCTGGCTGCTGGTCTACGGCAAGTATGATGACTCAGCCAAAGCGGATGCACTCAAGAGTGTAATTCGGTGGGCCTATTCCGATGGGGCTAAATTCGCTACCGAACTGGGTTATCTACCTATTCCCAATGATGTTTCTAGCAAAGCGCTGGCAAAATTGGATACCATCCAGGTGGCTACTAAATAG
- the pstB gene encoding phosphate ABC transporter ATP-binding protein PstB — MTSDLQVARQTDTVFRTENLDIYYGKFKAVRDVNISIPKNAITAFIGPSGCGKSTVLRCFNRLNDLIKSFHIDGKIYYHDQDLYSPDIDPVEVRRQIGMVFQKPNPFPKTIYDNIAFGPRLLGFKGDMDELVERSLKQAALWDDVKDKLKAMGTDLSGGQQQRLCIARAIAVQPDVILMDEPCSALDPISTLKVEDLLQELKENYTIIIVTHNMQQASRASDFTAFYNVEANEKGQRTGYIVEYERTEAIFQNPQQEATKEYVSGRFG, encoded by the coding sequence ATGACTTCCGACCTTCAAGTTGCTCGCCAAACCGACACCGTTTTCCGCACGGAAAACCTTGACATTTACTACGGTAAATTCAAAGCTGTCCGGGATGTCAACATTTCCATTCCCAAAAACGCCATTACCGCTTTTATTGGACCCTCTGGTTGTGGCAAGAGTACAGTTTTGCGGTGTTTTAACCGCCTGAATGACCTGATTAAAAGCTTTCACATTGATGGCAAAATTTACTACCACGACCAGGATCTCTATTCACCGGATATTGACCCGGTTGAGGTGAGACGGCAGATTGGGATGGTGTTCCAGAAACCAAACCCCTTCCCCAAGACCATCTATGACAACATTGCCTTTGGTCCTCGCCTGTTGGGGTTTAAGGGTGATATGGATGAACTGGTGGAGCGTTCGCTCAAGCAGGCCGCCCTGTGGGATGACGTCAAAGATAAGCTGAAAGCAATGGGAACGGATCTGTCAGGTGGTCAGCAGCAGCGGCTCTGCATTGCCCGGGCGATCGCAGTGCAGCCGGATGTCATTCTGATGGACGAACCCTGCTCTGCCCTCGACCCCATTTCTACGCTGAAGGTGGAGGATTTGCTTCAGGAACTGAAGGAAAACTATACCATCATCATTGTTACCCACAATATGCAGCAGGCATCGCGGGCTTCTGATTTCACCGCATTCTACAACGTTGAAGCGAATGAGAAGGGGCAGCGAACTGGCTACATTGTGGAATATGAGCGAACTGAAGCAATTTTCCAAAATCCTCAACAGGAGGCGACGAAAGAGTACGTCAGCGGTCGTTTCGGTTAA
- the psb27 gene encoding photosystem II protein Psb27 codes for MFMKRYLSRLLSLLLVVCISLVGCSAAPEGSIGLTGDYRQDTLAMVNTLRDAIALPDDSPEKVSVQAQARQLINDFSARYRRDDSLTRLSSYTTMRTALNSLAGHYSSYPNRPIPQKLKDRLETEFKQIELAISRGA; via the coding sequence ATGTTTATGAAGCGTTATCTATCACGCCTGCTCTCTCTACTGCTGGTTGTCTGCATCAGTCTGGTGGGATGCTCTGCTGCACCTGAAGGCTCAATTGGTCTGACCGGAGATTACCGTCAAGATACCCTGGCGATGGTTAACACCTTAAGAGATGCGATCGCCCTGCCAGATGATTCGCCTGAAAAAGTTTCTGTCCAGGCGCAGGCGCGTCAACTCATTAATGACTTCTCGGCGCGTTACCGGCGGGATGATTCCCTCACCCGCCTGAGTTCTTATACAACTATGCGAACTGCCCTGAACTCCCTGGCAGGACATTATAGTTCTTACCCCAACCGTCCAATTCCTCAAAAATTGAAGGATCGGCTGGAGACAGAATTTAAGCAAATTGA
- the pstA gene encoding phosphate ABC transporter permease PstA, protein MVGNDLAANSFSGRTLNKKPTSPRTLFSSIMSGVAMFCAVLALIPLFAVLYYVMVQGFSYLNLDLFLKLPPPPLVKGGGFGNAFIGTLITVGLASLISIPFGVMAAIYLAEFARDTKLAYWINFFTNVLSGVPSIVIGVFAYALVVIRTGTFSAVAGGVALAVLMLPTIVRTATEALEAVPRDFRQAAIGLGATRIQTTLGIVLPAAVPAILTGVMLAIARAAGETAPILFTALFNQFWNRPIWQGGLWEPTATMSMLVYNFSVVPYKNQQQLAWAGALVLVALVLVTSIAARFLTRRRR, encoded by the coding sequence ATGGTAGGAAATGATTTGGCAGCGAATTCCTTTTCAGGACGGACTCTGAATAAGAAGCCCACTTCTCCCCGCACCCTTTTTTCCAGCATTATGTCAGGGGTGGCGATGTTCTGCGCTGTCTTGGCTTTGATTCCTCTCTTTGCAGTGCTTTACTACGTTATGGTCCAGGGGTTTTCATACCTGAACCTGGATTTGTTCTTGAAACTGCCGCCGCCGCCCCTGGTCAAGGGTGGTGGATTTGGTAATGCCTTCATTGGGACACTGATTACTGTTGGCCTGGCTTCTTTAATTTCCATCCCATTTGGTGTCATGGCAGCCATCTATCTGGCGGAGTTTGCCCGAGACACCAAACTTGCCTACTGGATCAACTTTTTTACCAACGTGTTGAGTGGCGTGCCTTCAATTGTGATTGGGGTATTTGCCTATGCCCTGGTTGTGATCCGCACCGGAACGTTCTCGGCGGTGGCTGGTGGTGTGGCGCTGGCAGTGTTGATGCTGCCCACCATTGTGAGAACGGCAACTGAAGCGCTGGAGGCTGTGCCCAGGGATTTCCGGCAGGCTGCCATTGGGCTAGGAGCAACCCGAATTCAGACAACCCTGGGAATCGTTTTACCTGCGGCAGTTCCAGCGATTTTAACGGGGGTCATGCTGGCGATCGCACGGGCGGCAGGAGAAACCGCACCCATCCTCTTCACAGCGCTGTTTAATCAGTTCTGGAATCGCCCCATCTGGCAGGGGGGACTGTGGGAACCCACCGCTACGATGTCCATGCTGGTTTATAACTTCTCCGTCGTGCCCTATAAAAACCAGCAACAGCTTGCCTGGGCAGGGGCACTGGTTCTGGTGGCGCTGGTTCTGGTCACCAGCATCGCCGCCCGATTTTTAACCCGACGGCGCAGATAG
- a CDS encoding DUF362 domain-containing protein: MNQPSVSLIRAQSYDRTLLRQSLETLLQPLGGMTAFVKPGDRVLLKPNLLTGARPGKECVTRPELVYCVAQMVQEAGGQPFLGDGPAFGSAQGVAKANGYLPVLAGLNLPIVDFHGKRYQTVSDEFNHLLLCKEAMDADVVINLPKVKSHVQLTMTLGVKNLFGCVPGKMKAWWHLEAGKDRDRFGTMLVETARAINPNLTILDGIIGHEGNGPSGGEPRRLNLLAASTNVFALDRAVLDILTVDPATVPTLVASQRLGLCPATSAIHFPHLRPEDLQVNDWQLPGTLVPIDFGLPRILRSTFKHLYIRFIKEPIQAYANR; encoded by the coding sequence ATGAACCAGCCATCTGTCAGCCTGATCCGGGCACAATCCTACGATCGCACTCTATTACGTCAATCTCTGGAAACTTTATTGCAGCCATTGGGCGGCATGACCGCCTTTGTTAAACCGGGCGATCGGGTTCTGCTGAAGCCCAATTTGCTGACCGGAGCACGTCCCGGTAAGGAATGTGTGACCCGTCCAGAACTGGTTTACTGTGTTGCCCAGATGGTACAGGAAGCTGGGGGACAGCCGTTTCTGGGAGATGGTCCCGCCTTTGGCAGTGCTCAGGGTGTGGCAAAAGCCAATGGCTATCTGCCAGTACTGGCAGGGCTGAACCTGCCGATTGTTGATTTTCACGGTAAACGTTACCAGACTGTGAGTGATGAATTTAATCACCTGCTGCTCTGCAAAGAAGCCATGGATGCTGATGTGGTGATTAACCTGCCCAAGGTCAAATCCCATGTGCAACTGACGATGACTCTGGGCGTAAAGAATCTGTTTGGCTGTGTACCGGGCAAAATGAAAGCCTGGTGGCATCTGGAAGCGGGGAAAGATCGCGATCGCTTTGGGACGATGTTAGTTGAAACCGCACGGGCAATTAATCCAAACCTGACTATTCTGGACGGAATTATAGGGCACGAAGGGAATGGACCCAGCGGAGGTGAACCACGGCGATTAAACCTGCTGGCAGCTTCAACGAATGTCTTTGCTCTCGACCGGGCAGTCCTGGATATTCTGACGGTCGATCCAGCCACCGTTCCAACCCTGGTGGCATCTCAGCGGTTAGGACTCTGTCCCGCCACCAGTGCCATCCACTTTCCCCACCTGCGTCCAGAAGACCTCCAGGTCAACGACTGGCAGCTACCCGGAACGCTTGTTCCGATTGATTTTGGCCTTCCTCGCATCCTCCGCTCCACCTTCAAGCATCTCTATATCCGCTTTATCAAAGAGCCGATACAGGCATACGCCAACCGCTAA
- the pstC gene encoding phosphate ABC transporter permease subunit PstC — translation MAPIVDTSSAPSWKRTDASRWIDNGFVWLTAAFAIAVAILLIAIALQVGGQAMPAIRAFGLGFLVNSRWDPVANIYGAWPQVYGTIVTALIALVIAMPVGVGIALFLSEDFLPDKIKQPIVFLIELLAAIPSVIYGIWGIFVFIPFIRPLGNWLHQNFGWIPLFSTPPAGPGVYVAGIILAVMILPIIAAISRDALVAVPSELRQAAYGLGATRWETIFKVILPAASSGILGGAMLGLGRAMGETMAVTMVIGNSNAASPSILAQGSTVASLLANQFAEAGGLQVSSLMYAALVLFLLTLIVNIIAQYIVSRIRLKY, via the coding sequence ATGGCTCCGATCGTTGATACCTCATCGGCACCTTCCTGGAAAAGGACTGATGCCTCCCGTTGGATTGATAATGGTTTTGTCTGGTTGACGGCTGCCTTTGCGATCGCCGTGGCGATTTTGTTAATTGCGATCGCCCTCCAGGTGGGTGGTCAGGCGATGCCTGCCATCCGGGCATTTGGGTTGGGCTTCTTAGTGAACAGCCGCTGGGATCCCGTGGCTAACATCTACGGTGCCTGGCCCCAAGTCTACGGCACCATCGTTACGGCGTTGATTGCCCTGGTGATTGCGATGCCTGTCGGGGTAGGGATTGCCCTGTTTCTCAGTGAAGATTTTTTGCCGGACAAGATTAAGCAGCCCATTGTGTTTTTAATTGAGCTGCTGGCGGCCATTCCCAGCGTAATTTACGGCATCTGGGGCATTTTCGTGTTCATCCCATTCATCCGCCCCCTTGGCAACTGGTTACATCAGAACTTTGGCTGGATCCCCCTGTTCAGTACGCCACCGGCAGGGCCAGGGGTCTATGTTGCTGGCATTATTCTTGCCGTTATGATTCTGCCAATTATCGCAGCCATTTCACGGGATGCGCTGGTTGCAGTGCCCTCCGAACTCCGGCAAGCGGCTTACGGCTTGGGAGCAACTCGCTGGGAAACTATCTTCAAGGTAATTTTACCTGCCGCTTCCTCCGGGATTTTGGGGGGAGCGATGCTGGGGCTGGGTCGGGCAATGGGTGAAACGATGGCAGTCACCATGGTGATTGGAAATTCCAACGCGGCTTCTCCATCCATTCTGGCTCAGGGGTCTACCGTGGCTTCGCTGCTGGCAAATCAGTTTGCAGAAGCGGGTGGCTTGCAGGTGTCCTCCCTCATGTATGCAGCCCTTGTTTTATTTTTGTTGACGCTGATTGTGAACATCATTGCACAGTATATTGTCAGCCGGATTCGCCTGAAGTATTAA
- a CDS encoding DUF1611 domain-containing protein, translating to MMTPDHRVVILMHEGIRGLHGKTGLAMLRFSDARIVAVIDRECAGESLADLTGIQRPVPIVASAEAALQYEPEVLAIGIAKLGGELPEDWREDIRVAIAAGVSVANGLHHRLKTDPELTALLRPGQWLWDVREEPPHLPVGTGQARLLSCLRVLTVGTDMAVGKMSTSLELNRASLKRGLRSKFLGTGQAGIMISGSGIPLDAIRVDFAAGAVEQLVMQAGNDYDILHIEGQGSFFNPASTATLPLMRGCQPTHLVLVHRAGQTHIRRYEDFPIPPLREAVRVYETVATAGGTFTPAKVVAIALNTAHLDDTGAQRAIEQAAIETGLPCTDPVRMGADLLLDAILR from the coding sequence ATGATGACGCCTGATCATCGAGTTGTGATTCTGATGCATGAAGGCATCCGAGGGTTGCATGGCAAAACGGGCCTGGCAATGCTGCGGTTTTCGGATGCCAGGATTGTTGCCGTGATTGACCGGGAGTGTGCTGGTGAATCGCTGGCTGACTTAACTGGGATTCAGCGCCCGGTGCCGATTGTGGCTTCGGCAGAAGCGGCCTTGCAGTATGAACCAGAGGTGCTGGCAATTGGGATTGCAAAACTGGGGGGGGAATTGCCAGAGGACTGGCGGGAAGACATCCGGGTGGCGATCGCGGCGGGTGTTTCGGTTGCCAACGGTCTGCATCATCGGCTCAAGACCGACCCCGAATTGACTGCCCTCCTCAGACCGGGACAGTGGCTTTGGGATGTGCGTGAAGAGCCGCCTCACCTGCCAGTGGGCACAGGGCAGGCCAGGTTGTTATCCTGCCTGCGGGTACTGACGGTAGGGACCGATATGGCAGTCGGGAAAATGTCTACCAGTCTGGAACTGAATCGGGCTTCCCTGAAGCGGGGACTGCGCTCTAAATTTCTGGGCACAGGGCAGGCGGGCATTATGATTTCGGGGAGTGGTATTCCCCTGGATGCTATCCGGGTTGATTTTGCGGCGGGTGCCGTGGAACAACTGGTGATGCAGGCAGGAAATGATTACGACATTTTGCACATCGAGGGGCAGGGTTCCTTTTTTAATCCGGCCTCGACGGCGACGTTGCCGCTGATGCGGGGGTGTCAGCCGACCCATCTGGTTTTAGTCCACCGGGCAGGGCAGACCCACATTCGGCGTTATGAGGATTTCCCGATCCCACCCTTGCGAGAGGCCGTCAGGGTCTATGAAACCGTTGCCACCGCTGGGGGCACCTTTACCCCTGCAAAAGTGGTGGCGATCGCCCTGAACACCGCCCATCTGGATGACACCGGGGCACAGCGAGCCATTGAACAGGCTGCCATTGAAACCGGACTGCCCTGCACCGATCCGGTGCGCATGGGCGCAGATTTGCTGCTAGATGCCATTCTGCGCTAA